The Streptomyces armeniacus genomic interval GTGCGGGTCGTCGCGGAGCAGTCCGCGGTGCGTGCCGGCGGCCGTGACCCTGCCGTCCTGGAGGAGGACGACCTGGTCCGCGCAGTCCAGCAGCAGTGGGCTGGAGGCCAGGACGACCGTCGTGCGCCCGGCGCGTACGCGGCGCAGGGCGCCCGCGATGCGTGCCTCGGTGTGCGAATCGACCGCGCTCGTCGGCTCGTCCAGCACCAGCACAGGCGGGTCCGTGACGAGGGAGCGGGCCAGCGCGAGCCGTTGCCGCTGCCCGCCCGACAGCGACCTGCCGCGTTCGGTGATCCGGGCCTCGAGCGGGTCGCCGTTCAGCCCGGGGGTGCCCTGCGCCAGCGCGTCCAGGACGTCGGCGCACTGCGCCGCCGCCAGCGCCTCGTTCGCCGAGACGCGGCCGGAGCCGGGCACGTCGAGCAGCTCCCGGAGGGTGCCGGAGAGGAGCACCGGGTCCTTGTCCTGGACGAGTACGGCGGCGCGCGCCTTCTCCAGCGGCACCGCGTCCAGGGGGACGCCGCCCAGCAGCACGGAGGGCAGGGCGCGTTCCCGCGCGTCGGGCCGTTCCCCCTCCTCTTCGGCCGGGTCCTCCTCGGCCGACGGGTCGTGCCCGCCCAGCCGGGCCGCGAGCCGCCCCGCCTCGTCCGGGTCGCCGCACACCACCGCCGTCAGCCGCCCGGCGGGCGCCAGCAGCCCACCGGCCGGGTCGTGCAGGTCACCCTCGGCCGGATTCTCCAGCGAGCGGGCCTCGCCGCCGCCCGCGCCGTCGCCCACGCCCGCGCCGTCGCCCGAGCGGCGCAGCCCCAGCACCCGGGCCGCGCGGGCGGCCGACGGCCGGGAGAACGAGTACGCCATCGCGAACTCCTGCACCAGCCGCAGCGGGAACAGCAGGAAGGTCACCGCGCCGTACACCGTGGTGAGTTCACCGACCGTGATGCGGCCGTCCATCGCCAGCCCCGTGCCGTGCCACACGACGGCGATCAGCAGCAGACCGGGCAGCGCCACCTGTACGGCCTCGATCAGCGCCCACATCCTGGCCGTACGCACCGCCGCCTGCCGCACCTCCTGGGACGCGCTCCGGTACCGGCGCAGGAACAGCTCCTCGCCGCCGATGCCGCGCAGCACGCGCAGGCCGGCCACGGTGTCCGCGGCCAGTTCGGTGGCCCGGCCGGCCTTCTCCCGTTGCAGGTCCGCGCGCCGGGTGGCGCGCGGCAGCAGCGGCAGCACCACCGCGATCAGGAGCAGCAGCCCGGCGGCGACCAGCAGGCCGAGCTCGGGCTCGTACACGACGAGGCCCACGCAGACGGAGAGCGCGACCACCAGTGCCGCGCTGAACCGCGACACCGACTCGACGCACCAGCCGATCTTCTCGATGTCGCCCGTGGACACCGCCACCACCTCGCCCGCGGCGACCCGCTGGGTCAGCGTCGCGCCCAGCTCGGCCGTACGGCGTGCCAGCAGCTGCTGGACGCGCGCGGCCGCGGTGATCCAGTTGGTGACGGCCGTGCGGTGCAGCATGGTGTCGCCGACGGTCGCACCGAGGCCGAGCAGCGCGAGCAGCGCGCCGGCGAGCGCGAGCCCTCCTCCGGAGCGGTCCACCACGGCCTGTACGGCCAGCCCCACGGCGATCGGGATGCTCGCGACGGAGGCCATGTGCAGCGTGCCCCAGGCCAGTGACTTCGCCTGGCCGCGCAGCTGGCGGCGGCCGAGCCAGAGCAGGAAGTGGCGGCCGGAGCGGACATCGGGGACACCGGGGTCGGCATACGGAAGGTCGCGGATCAGCATGACGTCCCAGTGCGTATCGGCGGGAGGGGGAGGAGCAAGCTTGTCGAGCCGAAGGGCCGGATATCAACCAGTTTTCGTCCGGCCGCCGTTCCGCCGCGGGGAGTGCGACGATGAAGAGCATGGAGACAAGCGGTGCGGGGCGGGCGCGTGGCAGGACGACGGCGGCACTGGCGGCGACAGCGGTGGCGGTGGCCGCGCTGCTGGCCGGCTGCGGGGGCGATGGCGGCGGGGGTTCGAAGGCCGCAGCGAAGGCCGCGCCGTCCGGGAAGGAGTCCCGGAAGGCCGCCGATCCGACCCGTATCCCGGGCGTCGGCGACCGGCTGCAGTCGAAGATCCCGGACGCGTCGCGGCAGGTCGTCGCGGTGTACGGGAAGGGCAAGGACTCCGCCGACGCCACCGTCGAGCTCTACTCCAAGGAGGACGGACGCTGGTCGCGTGACCAGCGCTGGCCCGCGCACAACGGCAGGAAGGGCTGGACGCCGCAGCACCGCGAGGGAGACAAGCGCAGCCCCGTCGGCGTCTTCACGCTGTCCGACGCGGGCGGCGTGCTGCCCGACCCGGGCGCGAAGCTGCCGTACACGCACACCTCGGCCTTCACCCCGCCCACGTACTGGCCCAAGTCGACCCGGCACGACTTCGACCGGGTCATCGCCATCGACTACAACCGGGTCAAGGGCACGACGCCGCTCGACCCGACGCGGCCCCAGGGCCAGTCGAAGGGCGGCAGCATCTGGCTGCACATGGACCACGGAAGCGGTACGTCCGGCTGCGTCAGCCTGTCCAAGTCCGGCATGGAGCACCTGCTGCGCACGCTCGACCCGGCGCAGCACCCGGTCGTGGTGATGGGGGACAGGGCGACGCTGGCGAAGTGAGCGCGCGAACGGGCTCGTTGGAGCCCGGAAAGTGCTCCGGAGAGGGCTCAAGGTTCACTCGACGGTGTCACCCGCGCCAGGGCGCACCGACCGTACCGGCCGCCGCGTGTCACTCGGCGGTGGTCGCCGCGCGGCGCGCGGCGGGCGCGTCGCGTACGCCGATCCGCAAGTGCTCGACGTGGTAGAGGGCCTGGTCGAGGAGTTCCGCGACGTGGTTGTCGTAGAGCGCGTAGACGATGGAGCGGCCCCGCCGTTCGCCGGTGACGAGCCCGAGGTTCCGCAGCAGCCGTAGCTGGTGGGAGCAGGCGGAGGCCTCCATCTCGACGGCCGTCGCGAGATCACCCACGGCGCACGGGCCCTCCTGGAGGCGGGCGAGGATACGCAGCCGTGAGGGCGTGGCGAGCGCCTGGAGGGTGGCGGCGACGTCGGCGGTGCCGACGGCGTCCAGGCGCTCGCGGGTGGTGACGCTGCTGGCGGTGTCGACTCCGTGACCCATGGGGCCATCATACCGACCACAAATGAAGGCCTGTTCAGATATTCCTGTACGGTGGGGTCCTGCCCGTTCCCCTTCCGCGGAGGGTCATTCCGTCATGCCTTCAGTCCTGGACCAGCGGCCTGCGCCCGTCGCGCCGGACCCGCGCCCCGCGGCGGCGCCGCGCCGTACGCGCGTCCTGGCGCTGCCCGAGGCCCGCTGGGCGCTGGCCGCGCTGGTGCTGTTCCTTGCCGCCTTCCCGCTCGACCTGCTCGGCGCCCCCGCGTGGACCTGGGGGCCGCTGTACGCCGCGACGTACGCCACCGGCGGCTGGGAGCCCGGCCGGGAGGGCCTCAAGGCCCTCAGGTACAAGACGCTGGACGTGGACCTGCTGATGGTGGCCGCCGCCCTCGGAGCCGCCGGCATCGGGCAGTTCCTCGACGGGGCCCTGCTCATCGTCATCTTCGCCACCTCCGGCGCGCTCGAGGCCGTCGCCACCGCCCGTACGGCCGACTCCGTGCGCGGTCTGCTCGACCTGGCCCCCGCGACCGCCACCCGGCTGCTCCCGGACGGCGGCGAAGAGGCCGTCGCCGCGGAGGAGTTGGCCGCCGGCGACACGATCCTGGTGCGTCCCGGGGAGCGGATCGGCGCGGACGGCCGGGTCCTGGCCGGGGAGAGCGAGGTCGACCAGGCGACCATCACCGGCGAGCCGCTGCCCGCGGCCAAGGCGCCGGGGGACGAGGTGTTCGCCGGTACGGTCAACGGCACCGGCGCCCTCCGGGTGCGGGTCGGCCGCGACCCGGGCGACTCCGTGATCGCCCGCATCGTACGGATGGTCGAGGAGGCGTCCCGTACGAAGGCGCCCACGCAGCTGTTCATCGAGAAGATCGAGCAGCGGTACTCGCTGGGCATGGTCGTCGCGACCCTCGCGGTCTTCCTGGTCCCCCTCGCCTTCGGGGACGAGCCGAGGTCCGCGCTGCTGCGCGCGATGACCTTCATGATCGTGGCCTCGCCCTGCGCGGTCGTGCTGGCGACGATGCCGCCGCTGCTGTCGGCCATCGCGAACGCCGGCCGGCACGGCGTCCTCGCCAAGTCCGCCGTCGTGATGGAGCGCCTCGGCCGTGTCGACGCCGTCGCCCTGGACAAGACCGGCACGCTGACCGAGGGCGCCCCGTACGTCACCGACGTACGCCCGCTGCCCGGCCACGGGCTGGACGAGGACGCGCTGCTGGCACTGGCCGCCGCCGCCGAGCACCCCAGCGAACACCCCCTCGCGCGCGCGGTGGTCGACGCGGCCCGCGCCCGCCGCCTCACCCTCGCCGACGCGGCCGGCTTCACCTCCGCACCCGGCCTCGGCGTCTCGGCCACCGTCGCCGGGCACACCGTCCGGGTCGGCTCCCCGGCCCGGCTGCTCGCGCCCGGAGGCGCGCTCGCGGATGGCGGTGTACGGGATGCCGTACGGGAGTTGGAGGACGCCGGCCGTACCGCCGTGGCCGTCCTGCGCGACGGCGCGCCCGTCGGCGTGCTCGGCGTGTCCGACCGGCTGCGGCCCGGTGCCGCCGCGGCCGTCGCGGCGCTGGCCGAACTCACCGGCCGCTCACCCGTGTTGCTCACGGGCGACAACGCACGTGCCGCCGGCCGGCTGGCCGCCGAGGTGGGCATCACCGACGTACGGGCCGGGCTGCTGCCGCAGGACAAGGTGGCGGCGGTCAGGGAGTGGCAGGACGCGGGCCGTACGGTGCTCGCTGTGGGGGACGGCGTCAACGACGCGCCCGCGCTGGCCGCCGCCGACTCCGGCGTGGCGATGGGCCGGGCCGGCTCCGACCTCACGCTGGAGACTGCTGACGCCGTCGTGGTCCGCGACGAACTCGCCGCCCTCCCGGCCGTCGTCCGTCTGTCCCGCAGGGCGCGGCGGCTGGTGGTGCAGAACCTGGTCATCGCGGGCGCGTTCATCACCGTGCTGGTCGCCTGGGACCTCCTGGGTCATCTGCCGCTCCCGCTCGGTGTCGCGGGGCACGAGGGCTCCACCGTCGTCGTCGGACTCAACGGCCTCCGCCTGCTGCGTGACGCGGCCTGGCGGCCGTGAACGAGGCGCTGGTCCACCCGTAAAACTTTGCAGCAAGTGAATGGAAAACCTTGCGCAGCATCTTGACGTGCTCACGGCGCGAAGGCAGGCTCCCCGCATACCCCCACGGTGGCCTGGCGCGTGGCTGCCTTCGGAGGCACCCCCGTGCCCCCACGTCGAAGGAGCCGCAGGATGAGAAAACGTCTGTTCGGTGGAGTGATGGCCGGAGTGCTGGCCACCGGCGGCCTGTACGCCGCCGCCCCGTGGCAGTCCCAGGCCACGCCGCCGGGCGAGAAGACCGTCACCGCCACCCTCTTCGAGACGCCGTTCGCCACGGTGGGCAAGGCGTGCACCGACTCGCTCGGCCCCGCGGGCTACGGCTACGTCGAGGTCTCGCCCGCCACCGAGCACATCGAGGGCGACCAGTGGTGGACCTCGTACCAGCCGGTCAGCTACAAGATCGCCGGCCGGCTCGGCGACGCCGAGGCGTTCAAGAGCATGGTCAGCGCGTGCCACGAGGCCGGCGTGAAGGTGATCGCCGACGCGGTCGTCAACCACATGTCGGCGGGCTCGGGCACCGGCACCGGCGGCACCCAGTACACGAAGTACGACTACCCCGGTCTCTACCAGGACGGCGACTTCCACGGCTGCCGCGAGGACATCGCCGACTACACCAACCGCGAGGAGGTGCAGAACTGCGAACTCGTCGGCCTGGCCGACCTCGACACCGGCAGCGACGCCGTGCAGACGAAGATCGCCGCGTACCTCGACAGCCTGCGCGAGATGGGCGTCGACGGATTCCGGATCGACGCCGCCAAGCACATGTCCGCCGCCGACATGGAGGCCATCAAGGGCAAGATGGCCGACCCCGGCTTCTGGGTCTCCGAGGTCATCTACGGCGGCGGTGAGCCGGTCACGCCGGAGGAGTACACCGGGCTCGGCGACGTCGACGAGTTCCGCTACGGCAGCCACCTCAAGAGCGCGTTCCAGGGCGGCGACCTCGCGGGCCTCCAGAACATCGCGGACGGCAAGCTGGAGAGCGGCAAGGCCCGTACGTTCGTGGACAACTGGGACACCGAGCGGAACGGTTCGACGCTCACGTACAAGGACGGCGAACTCCACACACTCGCCAACGCGTTCATGCTCGCGCACCCGTACGGCTCGCCCAACGTCTTCTCCGGCTACGAGTGGTCGGACAAGGACGCGGGCCCGCCCAGCGGCGGCGACGGCTGGACCAACATGCACGCCCGTCCCGAGATCACCGGCATGGTCGGATTCCGGAACGCCGTAGGTGACGCTGAACTCACCGACTGGTGGGCGGAGGGCAGCGCCCTCGCGTTCAGCCGCGGCGACCGCGGCTTCGTCGCCCTCAACGCGGGCGACGGCGACCTCCAGCAGGCCTTCACCACCTCGCTGCCCGGCGGCACGTACTGCAACGTCGCCAAGGCCGCGCCCGGCGACTGCGCGGGCAACACGGTGACGGTCGGCGACGACGGCAAGGTCGAGGCCACGGTGCCGGCCAAGGGCGCGCTCGCGCTGCACGCGGACGCGAAGGAGTAACGGCGGCGGCGGGCACGCCGCGCGTGACAGGCGGGCTCCGGCCCTCCGCCCGGCACTGCCGGGTGGCGGGCCGGGGCTTCCGCTTGTGCCGCCCTGAGCGTCGGTCGCGCCGGCGTCGGCCGCCCTCAGCGCTGGCCGCGCTCCGCGCCGAGCAGGGCCAGCAGCCCGCTCAGCTCCGTCCGCTGCTCCTGCGAGAGCGGCGCGAGGATCGCCTCCGCCGCCGAACGGCGCGCGCTGCGCAGCTCCTTGAGCACCGCCGTCCCCTCCTCCGTCACCTCCAGCCGCACCACCCGGCGCGACGCGGGGTCGGGGACGCGGCGCACCAGGCGCCGCTCCTCCAATGCGTCCACGAGGGTCGTGACGGCCCGCGGTACGACGCCCAGCCGCTCGGCGACGTCGGCCATACGGGGCGGCCCGTCGCTCCGTGCCACCGTGCGCAGCAGCCGCGACTGCGCGGGCGTGATGCCCACCGGGGCCAGGTTCCGCTTGTGCGCGTGGTGCAGCCGGCGGGTCAGCCACAGCAACTGGTCGGCGAGATCCCCGGCGCTCTCGCCGCCGGCCGGCTCCTCGGCGCGCGGCGCGGAGGCGCGCGCCGGCGCGGGCGACGGGGCAGGCGGGCGCGGGTTCGGGTGCGGGGGCATGGGCCGTAGCGTAGCAGGACGTAAGTCACTATGAGCTTAGGTAACAATGAACTATGCTCGCGTTCGCGGCCCCGCGGCCCGTGCCCGGCCCGCAGACCGTGCCCCTGGCCCGCAGGTTGTGCCCAGGCCGCAGGCCGCCGCCCCTACCCGAGGAGCCCGTTGCGCAGCGACAGTCCCGACTGGACCCCGGCACCGTTCCCCAAGGACCCGGACGCCCCCGGCCCTCCGGAGCAGCCCGCCCGTATCGGCCGCATCCTGCGGCTGTTCCGCCCCTACCGGGCCCGTCTCGCCCTCGTCGGCCTGCTCGTCTGCGCGTCCTCGCTGGTCTCGGTCGCCTCGCCGTTCCTGCTCCGCGAGATCCTCGACGTCGCGATCCCGCAGCAGCGCACCGGGCTGCTCTCGCTGCTCGCGCTCGGCATGATCCTCACCGCCGTCGTCACCAGCGTGTTCAGCGTCCTCCAGACGTTCATCAGCACCACCGTCGGGCAGCGCGTCATGCACGACCTGCGCACCGACGTGTACGCCCAACTGCAGCGCATGCCGCTGGCGTTCTTCACCCGCACCCGCACCGGCGAGGTGCAGTCCCGTATCGCCAACGACATCGGCGGCATGCAGGCCACCGTCACCTCCACCGCCACGTCCCTGGTCTCCAACCTCACCAGCGTCATCGCGACCATCGCCGCCATGCTGGCGCTGGACTGGCGGCTGACCCTCGTGTCGCTGACGCTGCTGCCCTGCTTCGTCTGGATCAGCCGGCGGGTCGGCCGCGAGCGCAAGAAGATCACCACGCAGCGGCAGAAGCAGATGGCGGCCATGTCCGCGCTCGTCATGGAGTCGCTCTCGGTCAGCGGCATCCTGCTCGGCCGCACCATGGGCCGCGCCGACTCCCTCACCCGCGACTTCGCCGACGAGTCGGAGCGCCTCGTGGACCTGGAGGTACGGTCCAGCATGGCCGGGCGCTGGCGGATGGCCACCATCGGCATGGTGATGGCGGCGGTGCCCGCGCTGCTCTACTGGTCCGCGGGTGTGCTGCTGCAGTTCGGCGGCCCCGTCTTCTCCATCGGCACCCTGGTCGCGTTCGTCACGCTGCAGCAGGGGCTGCTGCGCCCTGCGGTCTCGTTGCTGTCGACAGGCGTCGACATGCAGGCGTCGCTGGCGCTGTTCCAGCGCATCTTCGAGTACCTCGACCTGCGTTCGGACATCACCGAGCCGGAGCGTCCCGTACGGATGGCCAGGGCGCGCGGCGAAGTACGGTTCGAGGACGTCACGTTCGCCTACGACCCCGACGTGGCCGCGCCGACCCTGGACCGCATCGACCTGACCGTGCCCGCCGGCAGCAGCCTCGCCGTGGTCGGGCCGACCGGCTCCGGCAAGAGCACGCTCAGCTATCTGGTGCCCCGGCTGTACGACGTCACCGGCGGGCGCGTGACCCTCGACGGGACCGACGTACGCGACCTCGCCTTCGAGTCGCTGTCACGCGCCGTCGGAGTGGTCTCCCAGGAGACGTACCTCTTCCACGCCTCCGTCGCCGACAACCTCCGCTTCGCGAAGCCCGACGCCACCGACGGCGAACTGCGCGCCGCCGCGCGGGCCGCCCAGATCCACGACCACATAGCCGGTCTCCCGGACGGCTACGACACCCTCGTCGGCGAGCGCGGCTACCGCTTCTCCGGCGGCGAGAAGCAGCGCCTCGCCCTCGCCCGTACGATCCTCCGCGACCCGCCCGTGCTCATCCTGGACGAGGCGACCAGCGCGCTCGACACCCGTACCGAACGGGCCGTGCAGGACGCGATCGACGCGCTCGCAGCAGACCGCACCACGCTGACCATCGCGCACCGCCTGTCCACCGTGCGGGACGCGGACCAGATCGTCGTCCTCGACGGCGGCCGCATCGTGGAGCGCGGCACCCACGGCGAACTCCTCGCGCTGGACGGCCGTTACGCCGCCCTCGTCCGCCGGGACGCACACAGCGCCGTGTCGCAGACGTAGGCGGCTCCCGCGTACAGTCAGCCGCCGTACGGTGCGCGATTGGCGTCCGTACGGTGCTCGTACGGCGCGCTCGTACGGTCCTCGCTCGGCGTCCGTACGGTCCTCGATCGGCACCCGTACGGTGCTCGCGGACGGTCCGGCTCAGCGGGCCGACGGCAGCGGCGGTGGCGGCGGAGGGAAGACGCAGAACTCGTTGCCCTCCGGGTCGGCGAGCACGTCCCACTCGATACGTGCCGCGTGCCGCCGCACCATCGTGGCGCCCAGCTCGAGGAGTTCGGCGCTGTAGCCGTACACGTCGAGGTGCATGCGGTTCTTGGTCGTCTTCGGCTCCCGTACCGGGTTGATCCAGATGAGCGGGCCGTGCCCGGTCGGATCGTAGATCGGCACGGGCCACTCCGGCGGCCGTTCGCCCTGTCCCGCGGGCGGCTCACGGCGCAGATAGCCGAGTGCGGCGCACCACCAGTCGGCGAGCGCCTGATGATCGATGGCGTCCAGGGCCAGTCCCTTGAAGCGTGCGGGCATGTGCGGAGCCTACTGCGCGACGGCCTCCGCGGGCGGCGTTGACGTATCCGCGCCCCGCACCGGCGCGGCGCGCCGCCGTGTTGTCCCGATGGTGAACGGTGCGGATCTTGTCCACGCCGCAGAGGACGGCGAAGCCCATGTCATGCGGCAGTTCGCCGGGACCGCGAGTCAGTCCAGCCCGTACGCAGGCATCCCGTGCGGGACTGCCCCCGCGAGCAGCCGTGCCGGGCCGGTGCCGGTCCGTACGGAGAGCCTGCACGGCCGGTCGTCGCCCTCGTTGCCCACGCGCTCCGGTTCGAACGTGACGTACGCGAATCCCGCGTCCGGGCCGCTCGCCCGTGCGAGCCGGTCGAGTTCGGCGGCGGCACGCGCCCACTCCTCCTTCGGCACGTACTGCCGCATGATCGAGTGCCACACGACGGTGACGGTGCCCGGCTCCGGTGCGACGCCGGCGAGGAACTCGGCGACGCCGGCGCGTTCGACGCGTGCCGGGACCTTGGCGGCGAGCCGTATCGCGCCCTCCAGCCGGGCGGCCCGCGCGGCCTGGTCGGGCCACACGTACGCGCGCAGCGCCAGGGCGCCGTCCGCCGACAGGGGGTCTACGGGGGAGAGGTCGCAGCCGGCGCGTTCGGTGACCGTCAGCTCCGGGTGGTGGGTGGCCGCGTCCGTGAGCCACGCGGGTACGGGACCGCGCCACGCGCCCTCGTCGAGGCGTACGGGGGAGTCCTCCGGGCCCCAGGCGAAGCCCGGCGCCGCGTAACGGAACCGGTCCGCGCGGAGGTTGAGCCCCGCGCTGGCGCCCAGCTCGAACAGCCGCACGCGCGGCGCGGGCCGGGACGCCGGAGCGAGCCGGGAGAGGGCGTACAGCGCGCCGGGCAGCAGCACGTTCGCGCGCCCCGCCTCGTTCGTCTGCGGCGGCCGGGTCATCCAGTCGCGGATCCAGTCCGGGGACCCGCCGACGGTGTCGCGGAACGCCGCCCAGAGCGCATCCGTACGGTGCTGCCCGAGCGCACCGGCCGCCGCCTCCGCGTAGTGCTCCGCCAGCTCCGGTGCCCGCCCGGTGAGGACCAGCGCGTGGACGCCGCCGAGGAGGCGCAGCGCGATCGCGTCCGGGCCCGGCGCGTCTTCGTACTCCGCGAGCGCCTCCGCGCACACGCCGCCCGCCCGCACGTCGTCCGCGACGCACGGCAGCAGCGTCGCGTACAGCGGCGAGCCCAGCTCGGCGCAGGACGCCGCCTGCCACTCGATCATCCGGGCGATGCGTTCGCGGGACATGGGCCCTCCTCGGGTGCGGCCGCTGCCGCGCGTACGGCGGTCGCGCATGCGTGCGGCACGTGCTCGTACGGTGTGCGGGAGCACCGCCGTACACGCTGGCCGTCGCCTGCCGCGCTGGCCTGAAGCCCAGTATGCGCCGTGGCACGATGGGCCCCATGACGGACCTCACCCTCGTACACGGTGACATCACCGAACAGGACGTGGACGCGGTGGTGAACGCCGCCAACTCGTCGCTGCTGGGCGGCGGCGGTGTCGACGGCGCGATCCACCGCAGGGGCGGCCCCGACATCCTCGCCGAGTGCCGCCGGCTGCGCGCCGGACGCTACGGCGGCGGCCTGCCCACCGGCCACGCCGTGGCCACCGCGGCGGGCCGGCTGCCCGCCCGCTTCGTGATCCACACGGTGGGCCCCGTGTGGGCCGAGGGCGAGGACCGCTCCGCCCTGCTCGCCTCCTGCTACGACGAGTCGCTGCGGGTCGCGGCCGAGCTGGACGCGCGTACGGTCGCCTTCCCCGCGATCTCCACCGGCGTCTACGGCTGGCCGCTCGAGGACGGCGCGCGGATCGCGGTGAGCACCGTACGGGAGGCGGTGGACGCGGCACCCGGACAGTTCGACGAGGTGCGCTTCGTGGTCTTCGACCAGGCCGGGCACGACGCCTTCGCCGCCGTGCTCTGACCGCGCCC includes:
- a CDS encoding ABC transporter transmembrane domain-containing protein, with the translated sequence MLIRDLPYADPGVPDVRSGRHFLLWLGRRQLRGQAKSLAWGTLHMASVASIPIAVGLAVQAVVDRSGGGLALAGALLALLGLGATVGDTMLHRTAVTNWITAAARVQQLLARRTAELGATLTQRVAAGEVVAVSTGDIEKIGWCVESVSRFSAALVVALSVCVGLVVYEPELGLLVAAGLLLLIAVVLPLLPRATRRADLQREKAGRATELAADTVAGLRVLRGIGGEELFLRRYRSASQEVRQAAVRTARMWALIEAVQVALPGLLLIAVVWHGTGLAMDGRITVGELTTVYGAVTFLLFPLRLVQEFAMAYSFSRPSAARAARVLGLRRSGDGAGVGDGAGGGEARSLENPAEGDLHDPAGGLLAPAGRLTAVVCGDPDEAGRLAARLGGHDPSAEEDPAEEEGERPDARERALPSVLLGGVPLDAVPLEKARAAVLVQDKDPVLLSGTLRELLDVPGSGRVSANEALAAAQCADVLDALAQGTPGLNGDPLEARITERGRSLSGGQRQRLALARSLVTDPPVLVLDEPTSAVDSHTEARIAGALRRVRAGRTTVVLASSPLLLDCADQVVLLQDGRVTAAGTHRGLLRDDPHYRAVVTRETDDELAEGTTHA
- a CDS encoding L,D-transpeptidase family protein — protein: METSGAGRARGRTTAALAATAVAVAALLAGCGGDGGGGSKAAAKAAPSGKESRKAADPTRIPGVGDRLQSKIPDASRQVVAVYGKGKDSADATVELYSKEDGRWSRDQRWPAHNGRKGWTPQHREGDKRSPVGVFTLSDAGGVLPDPGAKLPYTHTSAFTPPTYWPKSTRHDFDRVIAIDYNRVKGTTPLDPTRPQGQSKGGSIWLHMDHGSGTSGCVSLSKSGMEHLLRTLDPAQHPVVVMGDRATLAK
- a CDS encoding ArsR/SmtB family transcription factor, whose protein sequence is MGHGVDTASSVTTRERLDAVGTADVAATLQALATPSRLRILARLQEGPCAVGDLATAVEMEASACSHQLRLLRNLGLVTGERRGRSIVYALYDNHVAELLDQALYHVEHLRIGVRDAPAARRAATTAE
- a CDS encoding heavy metal translocating P-type ATPase, translated to MPSVLDQRPAPVAPDPRPAAAPRRTRVLALPEARWALAALVLFLAAFPLDLLGAPAWTWGPLYAATYATGGWEPGREGLKALRYKTLDVDLLMVAAALGAAGIGQFLDGALLIVIFATSGALEAVATARTADSVRGLLDLAPATATRLLPDGGEEAVAAEELAAGDTILVRPGERIGADGRVLAGESEVDQATITGEPLPAAKAPGDEVFAGTVNGTGALRVRVGRDPGDSVIARIVRMVEEASRTKAPTQLFIEKIEQRYSLGMVVATLAVFLVPLAFGDEPRSALLRAMTFMIVASPCAVVLATMPPLLSAIANAGRHGVLAKSAVVMERLGRVDAVALDKTGTLTEGAPYVTDVRPLPGHGLDEDALLALAAAAEHPSEHPLARAVVDAARARRLTLADAAGFTSAPGLGVSATVAGHTVRVGSPARLLAPGGALADGGVRDAVRELEDAGRTAVAVLRDGAPVGVLGVSDRLRPGAAAAVAALAELTGRSPVLLTGDNARAAGRLAAEVGITDVRAGLLPQDKVAAVREWQDAGRTVLAVGDGVNDAPALAAADSGVAMGRAGSDLTLETADAVVVRDELAALPAVVRLSRRARRLVVQNLVIAGAFITVLVAWDLLGHLPLPLGVAGHEGSTVVVGLNGLRLLRDAAWRP
- a CDS encoding alpha-amylase, which gives rise to MRKRLFGGVMAGVLATGGLYAAAPWQSQATPPGEKTVTATLFETPFATVGKACTDSLGPAGYGYVEVSPATEHIEGDQWWTSYQPVSYKIAGRLGDAEAFKSMVSACHEAGVKVIADAVVNHMSAGSGTGTGGTQYTKYDYPGLYQDGDFHGCREDIADYTNREEVQNCELVGLADLDTGSDAVQTKIAAYLDSLREMGVDGFRIDAAKHMSAADMEAIKGKMADPGFWVSEVIYGGGEPVTPEEYTGLGDVDEFRYGSHLKSAFQGGDLAGLQNIADGKLESGKARTFVDNWDTERNGSTLTYKDGELHTLANAFMLAHPYGSPNVFSGYEWSDKDAGPPSGGDGWTNMHARPEITGMVGFRNAVGDAELTDWWAEGSALAFSRGDRGFVALNAGDGDLQQAFTTSLPGGTYCNVAKAAPGDCAGNTVTVGDDGKVEATVPAKGALALHADAKE
- a CDS encoding MarR family winged helix-turn-helix transcriptional regulator: MPPHPNPRPPAPSPAPARASAPRAEEPAGGESAGDLADQLLWLTRRLHHAHKRNLAPVGITPAQSRLLRTVARSDGPPRMADVAERLGVVPRAVTTLVDALEERRLVRRVPDPASRRVVRLEVTEEGTAVLKELRSARRSAAEAILAPLSQEQRTELSGLLALLGAERGQR
- a CDS encoding ABC transporter ATP-binding protein, which codes for MRSDSPDWTPAPFPKDPDAPGPPEQPARIGRILRLFRPYRARLALVGLLVCASSLVSVASPFLLREILDVAIPQQRTGLLSLLALGMILTAVVTSVFSVLQTFISTTVGQRVMHDLRTDVYAQLQRMPLAFFTRTRTGEVQSRIANDIGGMQATVTSTATSLVSNLTSVIATIAAMLALDWRLTLVSLTLLPCFVWISRRVGRERKKITTQRQKQMAAMSALVMESLSVSGILLGRTMGRADSLTRDFADESERLVDLEVRSSMAGRWRMATIGMVMAAVPALLYWSAGVLLQFGGPVFSIGTLVAFVTLQQGLLRPAVSLLSTGVDMQASLALFQRIFEYLDLRSDITEPERPVRMARARGEVRFEDVTFAYDPDVAAPTLDRIDLTVPAGSSLAVVGPTGSGKSTLSYLVPRLYDVTGGRVTLDGTDVRDLAFESLSRAVGVVSQETYLFHASVADNLRFAKPDATDGELRAAARAAQIHDHIAGLPDGYDTLVGERGYRFSGGEKQRLALARTILRDPPVLILDEATSALDTRTERAVQDAIDALAADRTTLTIAHRLSTVRDADQIVVLDGGRIVERGTHGELLALDGRYAALVRRDAHSAVSQT
- a CDS encoding VOC family protein, whose product is MPARFKGLALDAIDHQALADWWCAALGYLRREPPAGQGERPPEWPVPIYDPTGHGPLIWINPVREPKTTKNRMHLDVYGYSAELLELGATMVRRHAARIEWDVLADPEGNEFCVFPPPPPPLPSAR
- a CDS encoding DUF2332 domain-containing protein — its product is MSRERIARMIEWQAASCAELGSPLYATLLPCVADDVRAGGVCAEALAEYEDAPGPDAIALRLLGGVHALVLTGRAPELAEHYAEAAAGALGQHRTDALWAAFRDTVGGSPDWIRDWMTRPPQTNEAGRANVLLPGALYALSRLAPASRPAPRVRLFELGASAGLNLRADRFRYAAPGFAWGPEDSPVRLDEGAWRGPVPAWLTDAATHHPELTVTERAGCDLSPVDPLSADGALALRAYVWPDQAARAARLEGAIRLAAKVPARVERAGVAEFLAGVAPEPGTVTVVWHSIMRQYVPKEEWARAAAELDRLARASGPDAGFAYVTFEPERVGNEGDDRPCRLSVRTGTGPARLLAGAVPHGMPAYGLD
- a CDS encoding O-acetyl-ADP-ribose deacetylase; translation: MTDLTLVHGDITEQDVDAVVNAANSSLLGGGGVDGAIHRRGGPDILAECRRLRAGRYGGGLPTGHAVATAAGRLPARFVIHTVGPVWAEGEDRSALLASCYDESLRVAAELDARTVAFPAISTGVYGWPLEDGARIAVSTVREAVDAAPGQFDEVRFVVFDQAGHDAFAAVL